One window from the genome of Bdellovibrio sp. NC01 encodes:
- the nuoK gene encoding NADH-quinone oxidoreductase subunit NuoK: MNTNFINEIGLTHYLVLAAILFVIGMAGVLVRRNVIVLLMSIELMLNSVNLTFVAFSKYLGHLEGHIMVFFVMTIAAAEAAVGLALAVSIFKRFNEVNIRFFEHLKG; encoded by the coding sequence ATGAACACTAATTTCATCAACGAAATCGGCCTTACACACTACTTGGTTTTGGCAGCGATTCTTTTCGTGATCGGCATGGCGGGCGTACTTGTTCGTCGTAACGTGATCGTTCTATTGATGTCGATTGAGCTTATGTTGAACTCTGTGAACCTTACATTCGTGGCTTTCAGTAAATATCTTGGCCATCTTGAAGGTCACATCATGGTGTTCTTTGTAATGACAATCGCTGCAGCAGAAGCGGCTGTGGGTCTTGCCCTTGCAGTTTCTATCTTTAAACGTTTCAACGAAGTGAATATTCGCTTCTTCGAACATTTGAAAGGGTAA
- a CDS encoding complex I subunit 1 family protein gives MGRDAFEIIVNGLKLVIIFLMIVQLVPILVWVERRGSAFIQNRLGPNRVGPLGLMQLLADAVKFLTKEAFVPDTAKPLLYYAAPIFALIPGAVAFAAIPMSTPFTVGTFELFGQTWGPYTFLVQGYDIGIGIVFILGVSSLAAYTLLMAGWGSGNKYSLMGALRASAQTISYELALGLSIVGVIMMYGTFNLSEMIGMQQGGLHFNFMGYSVAANWLPNWGIFFQPLGALLFFTSTFAESNRLPFDLAEGEAELVAGFHTEYGGFKFNMFFIGEYGHMMVSAGLMIIFFFGGYSIPYISPEQVHQWAMTVTSTPNWASALTALIHFLVFNVKFFAFLWIFIWVRWTLPRFRYDQLMDLGWKTMLPWALGNTIVTAFVIYIASL, from the coding sequence ATGGGTAGAGACGCATTCGAAATTATTGTTAACGGGCTGAAGCTCGTTATTATCTTTTTGATGATCGTACAACTCGTGCCAATCCTTGTATGGGTTGAGCGTCGTGGTTCTGCTTTCATCCAAAATCGTTTGGGACCGAATCGTGTTGGACCTTTGGGTTTAATGCAGTTGTTGGCCGATGCGGTGAAATTCTTGACGAAGGAAGCTTTCGTTCCAGATACAGCAAAACCATTGTTGTACTACGCAGCTCCGATCTTCGCTTTGATTCCTGGTGCCGTGGCATTCGCAGCGATTCCAATGTCGACTCCGTTCACAGTTGGAACGTTTGAATTGTTCGGTCAAACTTGGGGTCCTTACACTTTCCTAGTTCAAGGTTACGACATCGGTATCGGTATCGTGTTCATCTTGGGTGTTTCTTCACTTGCTGCTTACACATTGTTGATGGCGGGTTGGGGTTCAGGAAATAAGTACTCTTTGATGGGTGCCCTTCGTGCTTCGGCGCAAACGATTTCTTACGAATTGGCTTTGGGCCTTTCAATCGTTGGCGTGATCATGATGTACGGAACTTTCAATTTGTCTGAAATGATCGGCATGCAACAAGGTGGCTTGCACTTTAACTTCATGGGTTATTCAGTGGCGGCGAACTGGCTTCCAAACTGGGGTATCTTCTTCCAGCCTCTTGGAGCATTGTTGTTCTTCACTTCAACATTCGCGGAATCAAACCGTTTGCCATTCGACTTGGCAGAGGGTGAAGCAGAGCTAGTTGCCGGTTTCCATACTGAGTACGGCGGCTTCAAATTCAACATGTTCTTCATCGGTGAGTACGGTCACATGATGGTGTCTGCGGGCTTGATGATCATCTTCTTCTTCGGTGGTTACAGCATCCCTTACATCTCTCCTGAACAAGTTCACCAATGGGCAATGACGGTAACGTCGACTCCGAACTGGGCAAGTGCATTGACTGCTTTGATCCACTTCTTGGTGTTCAACGTGAAGTTCTTTGCGTTCTTGTGGATTTTCATTTGGGTACGTTGGACTCTTCCTCGCTTCCGTTACGATCAGTTGATGGATTTGGGTTGGAAGACGATGTTGCCATGGGCTTTGGGTAACACGATCGTAACAGCTTTCGTGATTTACATCGCGTCATTGTAA
- a CDS encoding NADH-quinone oxidoreductase subunit J, which yields MTADSFLFWFLAVVTLVSGLSVILLSNPIYSALCLAMTMVGISALFVTLNAYFIAGVQLIVYAGAVMVLFTMVIMLFDLKHDVQAFTRGKLSGVLKIGSVGLLAGLIVGAIAMSVGLLTEKTTDNPVMVGTGMETTKALGQILFTKYLFGFEALGVLLLVIAVGAVALSRSKGGTHEH from the coding sequence GTGACAGCAGATTCTTTTCTATTTTGGTTTTTAGCAGTCGTAACTCTGGTTTCAGGCCTGAGTGTGATCTTGTTGAGCAATCCGATTTATTCGGCTTTGTGCTTGGCGATGACGATGGTTGGTATCTCGGCTTTGTTCGTAACGTTGAACGCTTACTTTATTGCGGGTGTTCAGTTGATCGTTTACGCCGGCGCCGTGATGGTTCTATTCACGATGGTTATCATGTTGTTCGACTTGAAACATGACGTTCAGGCTTTCACTCGCGGCAAATTAAGCGGCGTTTTGAAAATCGGTTCTGTTGGTTTACTAGCAGGTTTGATCGTTGGTGCGATCGCAATGTCTGTTGGTTTGTTGACTGAAAAAACAACTGACAATCCAGTGATGGTTGGAACAGGCATGGAGACGACAAAAGCTCTAGGTCAAATCCTCTTCACAAAATATCTTTTCGGTTTTGAAGCTCTTGGCGTTTTACTTCTAGTAATCGCAGTGGGCGCGGTAGCTCTTTCTCGCAGTAAAGGCGGAACTCATGAACACTAA
- a CDS encoding NADH-quinone oxidoreductase subunit A — protein sequence MPLGGVIFIVIFIALFGSFLVWLSIKTGGKVHYHPIKYEPYECGIPALDKKDTKVSVKFYLTAILFILFDIEIIFMYPWATSFREFIASGQGAVVFGSMIFFLAVFIFGLFWEVKSKALEWD from the coding sequence GTGCCACTCGGTGGAGTCATTTTCATCGTCATTTTTATTGCGCTTTTTGGAAGCTTTCTTGTCTGGTTATCGATCAAAACCGGTGGAAAAGTACACTATCATCCGATCAAGTATGAACCGTATGAGTGCGGTATTCCAGCGCTCGACAAAAAGGATACGAAAGTTTCAGTTAAGTTCTATCTAACTGCGATCCTTTTCATCCTCTTCGATATCGAGATCATTTTCATGTATCCATGGGCAACTTCATTCCGTGAGTTCATCGCTTCCGGTCAAGGTGCTGTGGTATTTGGATCAATGATCTTCTTCTTGGCCGTATTCATCTTCGGCTTGTTCTGGGAAGTAAAATCAAAAGCATTGGAATGGGATTAA
- the nuoL gene encoding NADH-quinone oxidoreductase subunit L, with translation MNHSILMAIVILSPLVGFLINGARYKKHSGNVAGTIATLAVAISFISSILLVVDLIGMPEDARRIAVSFFEWMAVDKFKINAGFVVDQISAIMILIITGVGTLIHLFSIGYMHHDKGVAKYFAYLNLFIFNMLLLVLGDSLLVMFVGWEGVGLCSYLLIGFWFTDSEKAAAGMKAFITNRVGDAAFLLGMFILFMTFGTLNFHELNALAPTTAEASWLGAVTLGTMFLFIGATGKSAQIPLYVWLPDAMAGPTPVSALIHAATMVTAGVYMIVRLNPLFIMAPNTMMVIAIIGAATAVLAATIGMTQWDIKKVLAYSTVSQLGYMFLACGVGAFGAAMFHLMTHAFFKALMFLGSGSVIHAMHEEQDIRKMGALKKYMPITHITFFLGWLAIIGMPPFAGFFSKDEILAMAFHSPLGSPWLWAAGALGATLTAFYMTRLMALTFWGKSRVPSDVHPHESPALMTIPLIVLAILSVIGGWIGIPHVIGEHLGEIPNVWEHWLHPLIKEVPNMHHMEASTEWALMGTSVGLALISAFVAYTFYVKKPEAPKKFAESIKPVYNLVYNKYFVDEAYFGGIINPLVNGSKNLWYYVDVNFIDKCTYWAGDLVKGMGSLARSLQTGNLQQYAMYIGIGVVVVLSFVIMR, from the coding sequence ATGAATCATTCAATCTTGATGGCCATTGTTATTCTGAGCCCGCTTGTTGGTTTCCTAATCAACGGCGCTAGATACAAAAAACACTCCGGCAATGTTGCTGGTACAATCGCGACTTTGGCTGTTGCGATCTCTTTCATCTCTTCAATCCTTTTGGTTGTAGATCTTATCGGAATGCCTGAAGACGCTCGTCGTATAGCGGTGAGCTTCTTTGAGTGGATGGCGGTTGATAAATTTAAAATCAACGCCGGTTTCGTAGTCGATCAAATCAGCGCGATCATGATTCTTATCATCACGGGCGTTGGTACTTTGATCCACTTGTTCTCGATCGGATACATGCACCATGATAAAGGTGTTGCGAAATACTTCGCGTACTTGAATCTGTTCATCTTCAACATGTTGTTGCTAGTTCTTGGTGATAGCTTGCTTGTGATGTTCGTAGGTTGGGAAGGCGTTGGTCTTTGCTCTTACTTGCTAATCGGTTTCTGGTTCACGGATTCAGAAAAAGCCGCAGCAGGCATGAAAGCATTCATCACGAATCGTGTTGGTGACGCCGCTTTCTTGCTTGGTATGTTCATCCTATTCATGACATTCGGCACTTTGAACTTCCACGAGTTGAACGCTTTGGCGCCAACGACTGCAGAAGCTTCTTGGTTGGGTGCTGTGACTTTGGGAACAATGTTCTTGTTCATCGGTGCCACTGGTAAATCTGCACAGATTCCATTGTACGTTTGGCTTCCAGATGCGATGGCCGGTCCAACTCCAGTATCAGCGTTGATCCATGCGGCGACGATGGTTACTGCGGGTGTGTACATGATCGTTCGTTTGAATCCGTTGTTCATCATGGCTCCTAATACAATGATGGTTATCGCGATCATCGGTGCAGCAACTGCGGTTCTTGCAGCGACTATCGGTATGACTCAATGGGATATCAAAAAAGTTTTGGCTTACTCGACGGTATCACAACTTGGTTACATGTTCCTTGCTTGCGGTGTGGGTGCATTTGGCGCAGCGATGTTCCACTTGATGACTCACGCATTCTTCAAAGCCTTGATGTTCTTGGGTTCTGGTTCTGTGATCCATGCGATGCACGAAGAACAAGATATTCGTAAGATGGGTGCTTTGAAAAAATATATGCCGATCACGCACATCACTTTCTTTTTGGGTTGGTTGGCGATCATCGGTATGCCGCCATTCGCAGGCTTCTTCTCTAAGGACGAAATCTTGGCGATGGCTTTCCACTCACCATTGGGTTCTCCATGGTTGTGGGCAGCGGGTGCATTGGGCGCGACTTTGACAGCGTTCTATATGACTCGTTTGATGGCTCTTACTTTCTGGGGTAAATCACGCGTTCCTTCAGATGTTCATCCTCATGAATCTCCAGCATTGATGACGATCCCGTTGATCGTGCTTGCGATCTTGTCGGTGATTGGCGGTTGGATTGGTATTCCTCACGTGATCGGTGAACACCTTGGTGAAATCCCGAACGTTTGGGAACACTGGTTGCACCCGTTGATTAAAGAAGTTCCGAACATGCACCACATGGAAGCTTCAACTGAATGGGCTTTGATGGGTACTTCAGTTGGTTTGGCTTTGATCTCTGCTTTTGTTGCTTACACTTTCTATGTGAAGAAACCAGAAGCTCCGAAGAAATTCGCAGAAAGCATCAAGCCTGTTTACAACTTGGTTTATAACAAATATTTCGTGGACGAAGCTTACTTCGGCGGAATCATTAATCCTTTAGTAAACGGCAGTAAGAATCTTTGGTACTACGTTGATGTTAACTTCATCGACAAGTGCACTTACTGGGCGGGTGATTTGGTGAAGGGAATGGGTTCTTTGGCTCGCTCTCTTCAAACTGGAAATTTACAGCAATATGCGATGTACATCGGTATCGGTGTAGTTGTCGTACTTTCCTTTGTGATCATGAGGTAA